The DNA segment CAGTCGCGTGGCTGCTCTGCGGTATTTCGAACCATCCCAACGGTGATTCCGACGTTGGAGCAGCTTGATGCTCCAGCCGTGTTTGAGCAAATTGCCAATTATGAAAAAGGACTGGTGCTGGTTACAGGCCCAACTGGTTCGGGTAAGTCAACTACACTAGCGGCAATGGTGGACTATGTTAACCGCAATCACAATAAACATATTCTCACGATTGAAGATCCGATCGAGTTTGTTCATACCAACAACAAGTGCTTGATCAACCAGCGAGAAGTTCACCGCGATACACACAGTTTCAAGAATGCGTTGCGTAGTGCGCTGCGTGAAGATCCGGATGTCATTTTAGTGGGGGAGCTGCGAGATCAAGAGACGATCAGCTTAGCTTTAACCGCAGCAGAAACGGGGCATTTGGTGTTCGGCACGCTCCACACGAGCTCAGCAGCAAAAACGATCGACCGTATTATCGATGTGTTCCCGGGCAGTGATAAGGATATGGTGCGCTCGATGCTCTCTGAGTCTCTGCGTGCAGTCATTGCTCAGAAGCTCCTTAAACGAGTGGGTGGCGGACGTGTCGCTTGTCATGAGATCATGATGGCCACCCCGGCGATTCGCAACTTGATCCGCGAAGATAAAGTGGCGCAAATGTACTCGATCATTCAAACGGGGGCCGCGCATGGTATGCAGACGATGGAACAGAATTCTAAGCAGTTGCTGTCGAAAGGCTTAGTTGATCCTGATGAAGTCGCGCGTAAAATTGAAACCGACTCTGGGCCGATCTTCTAGGGAGCGATGTCTATGGCTGCAGAAATGAAAATTGATCACTA comes from the Vibrio astriarenae genome and includes:
- a CDS encoding type IV pilus twitching motility protein PilT, with the translated sequence MDIAELLDFSVKHNASDLHLSAGVPPMVRIDGEVRKLGVPAFSHADVHRLVFEIMNDAQRSEFEEKLEIDFSFELPNVGRFRVNAFNQSRGCSAVFRTIPTVIPTLEQLDAPAVFEQIANYEKGLVLVTGPTGSGKSTTLAAMVDYVNRNHNKHILTIEDPIEFVHTNNKCLINQREVHRDTHSFKNALRSALREDPDVILVGELRDQETISLALTAAETGHLVFGTLHTSSAAKTIDRIIDVFPGSDKDMVRSMLSESLRAVIAQKLLKRVGGGRVACHEIMMATPAIRNLIREDKVAQMYSIIQTGAAHGMQTMEQNSKQLLSKGLVDPDEVARKIETDSGPIF